The Anopheles maculipalpis chromosome 3RL, idAnoMacuDA_375_x, whole genome shotgun sequence genomic sequence TacactgtgtgtgtgaagtgaaAACTATCAATTTTCCTCGGCATTCGGGGTCCAATCGTACGAAATCGAATGCTTGTTCGCTggctgtcgtcgtcgtcgtcgttggtggtggttgttgttgttgatgttgaccAAACGGAAAAGGCAAATTGGGGGGAAACAAGACGGCTCATTTTCCAATTCAGACGTTATCATCATTCGCGTGCGCATGAGCTTGGGCTGTGGGTAGCGGCTCGTCTGAATGTGTGCGATTTCATTTATTCACTGTAAATAAGCAAAATGAGTGAATTTTtcgcttcaaaatttcaattcaatgaattacaaattatgaagaaaatatttttttggataCGAGCAGTTTGAAGCTAAAATTGAAAGTAAAAGAGTATTTGAAAATGGCAGATAAGGTCATGTCATGTAAGCATCTTTAATCGCATCATGCATAAGAGAAAATTGCCTCAGCAGTCAAAACAGGCTACCCATTTCCTACCGCTTTCATTGCATCAAATCTATCCCTTGGTATAGTAGTTGGAGAAGAAGATGGCTTAGCCTGTCTCAGCAGagcaaccacacaaaaacttcAATTCTCCCGAAATAATTGGGCTTCAATTGGGAACTAATACATGGTTGGTCCGTTTCTCGACAAACCCAACCCCATATGTGAAGCAGGAGATGACGTTAAGGGTCTGGTTGATGAGCAAAACGAGAACAATCCACTGTAATAAGCCGATCCAAAGCGCAGCCAATGGTCATTTACACTTGGCCCTATTAGGAATGAAGGAGGAAAGGTCTCTGCTGTCATTCGGCTGCAGCTTTAAATGCAGCTGGAGTCATAAGTCCCAGCGTCTGTTGACCCTTTCAAAGTGGCGCTTTCCAGCGAGCTGGTGATGAAATGTTTactcagaaatttttcaacTTTTGCAAGCAGTTCGTgcgatgtatttttttttttttgcactgcaAATAGCtagtaaaattaattcattccTCGTCAATGAAGGCTGGAACTGCATCATCACTGTATGTAGTAAACCTTGCAATAAAAAAGAGCTCCCTGACCCGAAACAATGCTGTTGTTCCGTTACTCATCCGCAGCAAAAGACATCTTAACATATCAGAAAGTAACATAGAAACATTGACGGTAAAAGGGAATCAACGCCACGGCTTAACAATTGTCAATGAAAGCCTCCCAGTCATATTGTTCTCGTAATCAGCTTGCCGTGCACAGCAGACATTTTTAttcgaagaaaagaaacacatgtTAACCACACGGAGATGCACGATTATGTggtaaatgtgacttaaactAGAAGGTCGCTGTACAAAGGGTGCATCGTGTGTGCAGTGAATGCGTAGGAAAATGAGGCCTGTAGTATGCGATGAATGtaggttgcattttttttttttgttctctttacCATGCTGTGTTACAGTTAGCTATAGTACGGGAGGGAGAGGACAACACCCAATGCGCACCCACTGTTCCAGGTGTCAATCGTAATGTTGTACCGTTAAAGGGATAAAGGGCTAatggaaaggagaaaaaaaactaggaCCGTTCACCCTTGTACCCTTGAAAGTAATCTCACTTTGCATTTTCTCATTATGAGAGCTTGGAGAGGTGAGATTTGTGCTCTGACTTGCCGTGCATTAATTGAactataggagaaaaaaacagcttatCAGTATTGTGCATCATTTGCAGACACCCATGCCCATGACTGTGAAGAAGCTTTAGTATTGCTCTTACTCTTGAAGTATAagaagaaaaccccttttatTAAGCAATAGATTCATCCAGCTCAGATCAAATTCGATGAGCAAGATGCCTACGCGTGCAATAATAGACATTCCAACTAAGGAACGGAACTTTAAATTGCGCATTACTTTATCATGCTTACTTGTTGGATGATAGGAAAGGGGAGGGGGAGAGGTTTTTGGGTCATCAACGTGTGCAGTCTGCATCCTTCCACAAACCGTGCAGAAGCACACATTTTGCTGCGCTACCCTTAAGTGCAACTTCATTCAATCCGTTACATACATCCCGCTTTTTGAGGAGAGTGCAACTTGTTTTCCGGTTCGTTGGATGGAGATTTGCCCTTTCtgtctgcctttttttttgtaggctaatgcttttttttcctccttcctcATTTGCTTAATCTATGGCAAATGTTTTATTGTGCAAGGcacatgatcatcatcatgagTTTAATGTAGGCTGGAATGATAATTCTGTCCGTTGATTTTAAACTCGTGCTCAAGTGCTAGGAAATTTTTGCAGCGCAATTAACCTATTAGATAGTGTTCAACTTCGTTTTCTGTTAGGTGAAGAACGAAAACTAGACCGTTAGGAAAAATTCTAGTGGGAAGAATCGATTCTTCGCTGAGGATCGTCAGGAAGACAAAAGATCCACATAGGCTATAAAGGCAAATTGTTGCACAAAACAGAGAATGGGGTATCGGAAAGTGGGTTAGTCACTATTTGATTGCTTGTCTTCGTTAACGTTCTTATGTGTGACGATGCTAATATTTAAAATGGCGGAAAAATTCACAAAAGGAAACTTTATCCTTTGCCCTTTAAGAGGAGACGTTCCCAATGACGAATTCGGATCAACATTAGCAACTAAAGTTATTTTCTACATTAATGAAACGATATTCTACAGCCTCCCTAAGAAATGTGATCAAGTAACGGTTGTGCAAAGTTCGTTTGAATACATCACAAAAAGAGTTAATTTCTCCGCTATCGTCTTAAGTTCTCGAATGTAAATCAGACAAACTTCTAGCAAAAGCCAGCAAAAAAATGCTGTCCCGTGCAGTGAATGTGTTTCGTAAGAAAAAGTCCCGAAAATCGATTATACACcacgatggtgatgatcatAATGAGCACGGTACAGACACAAACCCAAGTGAGACGGAAACCGAACCGGACGACTGTAGTTGCCGGTCGGAACCGATGCTACCGGCCTCTGTCACAACGTCCAACGCCAAACGCCTGCAGGATAGCTCACCCGCTTCTTCCACCGAGTACTTCCAAGATGGTCCGGAGCATCCGAAAGAAACTGGAAGTTGGATTACGCGTCGAAAGAAAAACGCTCGCAGAGAAGAGAAGCACATCACTGATGATGTAGAAGAGCGTTCTTCAAGCATTGGTTCATCGCTCCTGTCCACTATCCGGCAGGCACGGTCGCGGTCTCGGTCTCGGTCAAtctcgtcatcgtcgtccgcTGCAGCTGGCCGTGCCACACCGCAGTCGCTTCCCACATCGAAAAGTACGCTAAGTAgccgtgatgatggtggttatGGTGGTGTCGTCGCTTCTTCCGCACACATGTTACTACCGCACGGGGACGAAGGGGAACACATTGCACCGAACGTTGCTGTGGTCAGTTCTGTCAGCTTCGCACGTGACACGAAGCAGCAGTTTTGTGCGGGGGAAGGGAAACAGCCCCACGATCGAAACCTTCGATCACCAACCCTTTCCACCGGTAatggtggtgtttgtgttgagCGGCAAGGTGATGGAAAACGACAAGGTTTGATGATTTCTTGCGCACAGTTCTTTGAATGATCGTAAAGAGCGGGGAAGAAATTGAttggttgaggtttttttttttttatttgctgctgtgtttgattgcttttctgtttacaaatttatatttatgtgtgtgtttgtgtgtttttttgctatgctttttgtgttgtgtgttgttgtttgctaaaAATGTCCAAATTTTCCCATACTTGTATGTATTGTATGAACTGTACGACAATTATACCGTGTTTTAGCTTATTATAAATCAATTCTTATGTTTGTCTTGAAGCTACAATTAAGCCAAATTGACctttcataattttctaaaaattaaaCCTACACTTCCATCCTGTACAGGAAATCCTTCATGATTCTAAGTCGTTTCATGACCCTGGCAGGGAAACAATTATTTAGAGAATAATTATTTCGCTAGCAATTTCCATTTACTTAACAAACGCTGGATAACAAACTTTCACATCCGTCGTTTCAATCTTCCAGCACGGAAAGCTTTTATCCTATCGTAAAATCTTGTCCCCGTACGGGATCTGCATTGGTGCCACTAATTGCACAATTCGTTTACCAAATGCAaacaagtaaataaatttaaaggtAACCAACATTTTCGCCCGGACTGATTATGGCCTGTAACCTGCTGCACCATACTGAATTTAATATCGTGCTGCACACCTTCTCAGCACCTTGTTAAACGTTTCTTATCTGATCCCTTTGAGAGCCTCCCCTGTTTCTCTCGTATTCCAGAGGCAACAACAGTGCGCCATTACACTCTTGCGGTACAAACCTGTTGCCGTAGTACAGTCTGATCGATTGGCGTTTGAACTTTTACTCCTCGATTcacaataaaaattttaaatagcCCTTACCTTTGCGCCCCCTTTACCAAAGGTTCAGGCTCTAGGGCCAAACGATGCTCAAAGCAATGGTCGAGTTGACTCATGCACGGTGAAGCAAGGTGCCGACACAAGGTGCGGTTCACTCTAAGCACACCCGGTTTCGATTTCATCGTAAAAAAGGtatgggaaaatatttactCTCGGCTTCTCAATTCTAATGTCAGCGGATCGAACCCTTTAGAGCATGGCTGGCTGCCTGTCTGCATACACAGGGTTGGAGGGTTTAAAGGGTGAAAAATAGAAGGCCAACGGCCTTTTCAGCAATGTCTAAGGTATTATTTGTGATGTGACTAGTAGTGGAGTAGTATTTTAACACTGCTGGAATTTGGTTCGCAGTTCGAGCGGGAGATGAATCTGATCGAAACTGATGGTTGTGGTTGAGGTTTATTATTTGCTGGCTTCCACTTTGCCGATCCCACGCTCCTTCGATGGGTGCAATTCATTGCTGTAAATGTTTATGCTCAACACGATCGCTTATCAGGCAGATAGGatctttgttgcttttttctttgcccgTTATTTACCAAACGCTAAAATTATGCTTTCGTGTTCTTACATACAATTGACTTTTCCCGTTCAAGTGGGTTTAGCTTCTCTTCCCTTTTCCACGCTGTACCAAACCACACGGAAGAAAGTGAAGGTGGTAAGGTGGAAGTACTGCCAAAGGTCTAATTAAAGTCGCTTGGAAATGTGTAACCTTGCAAAAAGAGGTTGTAAACCGTTCCAGGACGCCCTAGATCGATTTTCCTGGCGAGAGCTCGCGATGGAAAGCGAAAATGAAGCTGGTGGTGGAAACGATCGCAATCGAATTAGCTCCGATCGTCCGGAGGAAGAATTATCCAAGTGAAAGGTCGAAACAattccaaaaaaagaaacataatctGGGCGCCCGCAGACCCAAAGGGCCAACCAACCATGGAGGTTAATAAGAagctttcgtttgtttgttgtttcgtaATGTATAATGTGTTGCGAACGGGtacatcaacaacagcagctcgTTATATTAGCTTTTCTTCACCAACAACCGGTTGGGATCACCCAAAGATAAGTGCCCACGAGGTAGAAGGCTCGTTGTTTGGAACATTTCACTTTGAAAGTTTAGCATTCCCTATCCTGATTCAATGTAAGCTgaatgctttagtttttgCTCTCGTCtgcgtttttttaaatgtttcgtaCATCACTTCAAGAAGTCTTCTTTTGAATTACTGTTTTGACGACTGGTATTGATGACCAGTATGAGCTTCTTCTCACGCGGTGTGGGTATTTCTTCAACAGAGAAATCAAATCTTCAATCCGGTAATTGGTCTACAGCTCAAATCGAAACGTTGAGACATTTGGATAATgattttcgatttgttttgtatgacCCACGGGAATCCTGGCACCATTTTTAGAACAGCGGGATATTAACTTAACGCTCACGTTTTTCTAAACAAAGCTGAAGGGAAGATATTTTAGCAAcaatggtggaaaaaatggggagTGTTCGTCACAATCCCAAAAGAGAGTGGTGATGAATGGAAACTTTGTTACACACCATCGTGTTATACCCATTTTCGTGACATTTACCTTTTTGATCGACTCAATAAAATTGAATCCGAGGCTCCTTTTGTCATACTCTGCTGTATAAGAGAGACAGAGACTGTGTAATGCTTTACTTGAGCCATATCAAATTCGTGGTGTGGTTCACATTGTTTAAAACTTGAAGCATTTTCGCCCAAACAAAGTACGTGTCCATACTACTGGACCCTTCTTTCCAACATTCTTGATGGATCGCGCTGCCAGAAagcgtgattttttttgcaccttttcCACCCTTCCAACAAAAGCGGACATCCCAGTGCAGTAATCGTTAAGTAAATAATAGTAACCGTACAGCAAAATGAATTGTGTTACATAATGActtcattagaaaaaaaacggtgagCACGACGATCGTCGGGCCCCCGGGTTTTGGGGGTACTATTCTTTCCCCTTAGGTCACGAAGTCATCAATGTCAAACGTACTTTGTACAAACGTGCTAGAGTTGcttattttctctttctctccggTTTCCTTCTTCGGTAAAAGAATGGCTTATTTGTCGTGTTGAATTGTCAGGTGTTTGCTGTTTAACATCTTATTTGCCATTGCATTTTATGGCATTGAGAACAGGCAcgatttgtgttgtgttggggTGTTGTAAAATGGGTTTCCAATTAAATTTATCTTATTGGTTAtggtgcaatttatttttaaacgattAAAATTCCTTCTAAGGGATTgtgaaaacaatttccaacgAATTGACCTattttttgctaaaaatttCGATAACAGTCCTATCATtggataaataattaattaaatagatTTATTCCGTCTTGCCATCCTAATAAAAATATGGCCAAAGCACAAAAGACCATCCATCaactttaaaattcaaatcaaataattcTTTATAGTTTGGCGCATCTTCCTTTTAACCGTTTTTACcgctaacattttttttatttcacgaaGCAAGGCCTGGTCGTTTTGCTCTAAAATTGGTTGCctctaataataaaaaagttaacttttttaaatagctttttatgaaaaaatttaaactgttttcaagttctttttatttgtactAAATAATTTATGAACTTATAGAGGAAAACATATTCTGATTATAGAGAGAGTTCAGATGCTGATGAACGTTCTACTAAATTTTCGTATTATTATACCTAGCAGAAGTATAGAAAACAGTAGTTTGAAAATCGGATACAAACGTGGTCTTAATCTATTGTGGCCATCACTTTATATGCTAAATTCTTACTACTTCACCTCAATTAATAAGCCGgacggaacaaaaaaaacacacacacacaaaacattcacCTTCACTTAGCGTTACAAAAAGATGCTGCTGCTAAATACAGTTTTCATTAATCTATTTATTATACTTCATAATGCTGCTTTTAATGGATTCGTCACGAGTCCGTTCCTTCTATTAAAGATTGCTGACTCAAAATTGGATCAGTAGCAGCAAACCGTCTTCTCGTCTCGATCGAGAaacacttttgttttggtgaaATTGCGCAATCGAACATCTTCCTCCACCAACTGTACCACCCCGCCCGTGGTGCCCTTtcgatttaaaacaactttgaAGCACTTTCAAGCATCGTTCGCACCGatgagaagaaagaagaaaaatgaccaTTTCTTTGCCGCGCACCAATTCCGCAACAtaattgctgttgttttggttgAACATTAAAAAACACAGCAACGAAAACACTTTAAACAGCGCAGCAGAAAAAGGTGTATAATTGGTTTGGAAGGAAAGGATACACACACTTCCATTACGGTCTCCCCAATACTTAAAAACGTAACCCGCGGGAACAGCCCACTTAAATTCGTTATTTAAGGGGGATGTGGCAGCAGCAGACAAAACTGTCCTCCTCGGAAAACTGGATATTACGTGTAGAGGAAAATTATGGTACGCTGCAATTCTTTCTATGGTCCGTTGCTAGTCGGTTTAAATGTCGGAAGCGTCCTTCAAAAAATagcaataacaataattatGCAACATTCGTGACCATAAAGGCGTTGGAACAAATTCACACGAGGCTCTTGCCTACTGTCTGGACAAAAGCTGTGGGATTTGTTAAGCAAACCGTTCGCGTGTCGCGTGTGCAAAGATCGGATTTTATAGATCGGTTGTGGCGACTGACGATCCTTTCCAATTTAATCTATTTATTATCTGTGTTCCATATCTAGCACGTTATAGAAACCGCCTGTTTTCTATATTTAAATGACCAAACCTAGCGTTTatgttcgtttttcgtttttagctAGATTCTTCTTGTACTTACTATCTCTCTAATATTACTTACTGTCTGGTAGTGGTATGCTCATACGAATATGGTCTGTTGGTGCCAGTTTTACTAATGAAAATATCTTCCTCTTTCTACCATCCCATCCACAGTCCTATGCGGTAACCGAGTGAGCCAAATGACCCGCGCGTACGATGATATAGATGCCGTAACGCGCCTGCtggaagagaaggaaaaggacCTCGAGCTGACGGTACAGATTGGCAAGGAGCTACTAGCGCAGAATACGCAGCTCGAGAACCGTGTTGCCGAGCTGGAGCAGGAGTTAAAAACGACGAACGAAAACAGGGCGCAGCTCTCGCACGAGCTGCATCAAAAGATCGAGCTGATCGGGATACTGACGAACGATGCCGACGATACCAGTGAGAAtggtatgtttttttatctCACCTAGTAACTATCTATTTTCACCTTCCTATGGATTTACAGTGAGTTCACTTATGGCCATCGTATATTAGTTTACACACAAAATCGCCACAGCTTTTCCAACCGCGCGATTGGCGTTTAATCGTGTTGCCCTTTTTGTGACCCTGTTTGACAGCAGAATggatttcaaaattaatagTTTCGACAGCACACTTTCACTCACATCCCACTATCATCGGGCGTAGGACGGGGACAGAGTATTTGTAGCATAACAAAGCAAATTTTGCGCCTTTCCATGCCATGCCAACCTCCGTGCACCATCTTTGCAAAGCTGATGCAATTCTTTGCGATATTCGCTATCACAGGAGCGGGAAAAATAATCTTCAGCTATGCTGTAGTGTAAGCTCCGAAGGTGCTTACAACTACAGCATAGGTGCGAAGCGAAGGTGCTTGGAATAGGTGTGTGATCAAGCGACGTGAGTGAAAGCTATTGCCAACGGTTCGATTAAATCTCACCTGGTGAACAATAATAACCTTCCAAAGACAAACTTCAAGCGCGAATGTAGAAAAGGACAACCCGTTCGTTGTGATTCGTCTAATCTCTGCCGTAATAAAACGTAGCGTCAAGTGTGCACTTAGCAAAGTAAATGGCGTTGCATCATATGTTTGCACCATATGATTAAAGCCTGACGTACTCTCGCGGTGCGAAGATAAAACAGCCGAGAACTTGACATCTTCAAACCTGCCATATCTCTCCTTTAGGGGAAATCTTCTTCCCCTAAGAAAACAGTCCAGCGACTGTTTTGCGCCGCAATATAGGGATGTATCATTTGCTCCGGTGTAGCCGTGTTGTGTAGACTAGGCCCTTGGGTGTGTAGTACGAATGCATCAAGGGTGGATTCAGCAGTGCATTGCATATACCCAGTGGCAAGTGTtctaattttaaaactcttcGACACGTAAACCGGCAAAAGCAACTACGGTAATATTTCCATAGCCTTCTCTGTTGTGGTACGGTAcggtcaaaacaaaacattctgtTCGGTAATGGAATTATATCGAGCTAAAAATCGATGGCACATTCGTTGTTCAGTTTGTCTGATATTCGGTACCGGCTCGTGGCGTGTGGTTTGGccgatttttttctgtgtgttgtaATCGTGTCCTTCCGAGTCCTCGGCTTCCTCCAAGCCCgcaaaaacagaacagaaaaacagaaatctccaaaaataACTGAAAATCGATAGAGAAAGCACAAAAAGCACACGAGAAAAAGCTGGTTACGACATCGGAAAAAAGCGCTCTATCGTGTGTACCGTACGGAACCATCCGCCAGTCGGGAAGGTGTTCTGTACGCGGTTGGAAACGCTCTCACTCTCTTCTTGTgtgcaatgtgtttgtgtgcccaATCTCCCCAAGGATTATGGTGATGGGTTTCGATTGATAATTGGTCTCGTACAAAGACTCTCATTGTGGTTGAGGTGTTGctgtggatgtttttttttttttgtctagtCGAAAGGGCACAAGCAAACTCAGGGGCTTGTCTCTAGATGAATTTATAGTAGCAGCCGTACTAGTGCTCCCACAACACTGTGTTTAAAAGGCGATAAGCATACGAAACGGTCTACTGCTGACCTGCCTTTCGCCTATCGATGGCGTTGGTCCGTTCAATGTCGATGCCGTGTTACCAGCGTCCAAATGCTGCTTACAGCTTatcagtagcagcaacaacaacgacgaaaTGCTTTTGCATTCGCCTATTCTGTACGCATCGATCCGTTTCGCTCAAGTTTATGGCTCCCATTCTGCTCTGGCTGAGAAGGGAAAAAGAGCTTCCTCCTATTCTAATCCGCCCTCACGTATGCTCCTTTCTACGCAGTCACACCGACGGCATCTAAGTCGATCAACTTGGAGCTGCTGCAGCGGAAGGTTAAGCAGTTGGAAGACGAAAACAAGTCGCTGCGCACCGAAACGGCCCAGCTGGTGAAGGAAACGGACGAGTGCGAGGAACAGGAGCGCAGGCTGATGGCGGACATCGCGAACCAGCTTACTACGGCCAATAGCGAGTTTGATGGTTTAAGTAAGTATCTAGTATTTAGTCGATGACGCTAGCTCGTTAAGGCTAGAATCACTGCTCAGTTGTAAAATCTTTGGTCGTACgataatttcaaatttttgtatgGAACTTGACAGAAGATTGTAGGACCAAAAATCGAACGACTGAGCAGTCAACTCAGTCAACTGAAATGAATGTTTCAAATGAGTGAAACTTGCTTTGGTTTACAAGCGCCTTTAATGCAATTCTCTCGTAATACTTTCTTTACTTGTTTAGATTTGGAACTCGAACGACTGAAGGAGGAAAACCGGTTGCAGCATGAACAGATCATCAGTCTTACAGGCCGTCTGGCCGAGGCCGAGATACGACTGCACCAGTTGACATCCGAGAACGAGGAAGCATCATCGCTGTTAAGCATTaccaaagaaaaccaaaatctGCTTGCCGGTGAACTGGCTGAATTTAAGCTACGCTACCAGGAGGTGCTAAATCTGCTACAGGAAACGCAGGAACAGCTACGCCGTCAACGGAAACGTGCACAACCGCTCGCCCGCAGTTCACTCATTCCCGGCATTACGGGAATGCCTGCAGCACCCGATTCGCTTCAGTCGGAGATGATGGAAACTTCACTATACTCGGAGCACAGCCTCGATTCCGGCATTGATTCGGTGCGTGGAGGACTCGGCGGTGGTGCTAGTTCTATGATGGGAGGCTTAATGTCTGCTACCGGCACACAGCAAGTTCCCGCCTATCGGAAGGTGTTCGAAACCGTACGCTCCGCTAGTCGTGCGAATCCAAACGGATTTAGTGATAGTTTCTCGCAGCTCGGTTCCATGACGATGAGTTCCTCCTCGCAGCCACGGATGGCGCCGTACGTGTACCCGGGGCTGGGTGGCACAACAGGCAGCAATATTGGTGGTGGTAACGCCGGCATTACAACGATGACCCATTCCTACAAGAGCGGTTCTTCCGTATACAGCACCATGTACGGAGGTGGCAGCTCACTCGGTGGACGAACTTATTCGCGCGAAAGTCTTACGGCCGATTCCGACGATGGTTATCCTGGCCCGGCACAAACCGGAATCCCGGGTGCTCCGGGTGCGAAGGATCTGGAGGCGGCACTGAAGCGTCTAACGCCGGCCGAGGTGCTCGCTAGGCGCGCCATGTTACAGCACGCACCACTCGGCACGTACAGCTACGACGAGCAGCCAACGGGTATACCGCTCGGATGCCGAACACCGGACAGTATTATGTCGACCGGTTCATCGGGACTTTCGGGGCTTTCCTCGTCGGCAACAGGTAGCGGCAATGGGCAGTGGCGTCTTCCAGAGAAACTGCAGATTGTGAAACCGATCGAGGGCTCACAAACGCTTCACCACTGGTCACGATTGGCAACGCCAACGTTGAGCGGTCTGCTG encodes the following:
- the LOC126563922 gene encoding trafficking kinesin-binding protein milt isoform X3, which produces MSLSKMEEVVPLALGPAKVFQSISNMDYFITILCGNRVSQMTRAYDDIDAVTRLLEEKEKDLELTVQIGKELLAQNTQLENRVAELEQELKTTNENRAQLSHELHQKIELIGILTNDADDTSENVTPTASKSINLELLQRKVKQLEDENKSLRTETAQLVKETDECEEQERRLMADIANQLTTANSEFDGLNLELERLKEENRLQHEQIISLTGRLAEAEIRLHQLTSENEEASSLLSITKENQNLLAGELAEFKLRYQEVLNLLQETQEQLRRQRKRAQPLARSSLIPGITGMPAAPDSLQSEMMETSLYSEHSLDSGIDSVRGGLGGGASSMMGGLMSATGTQQVPAYRKVFETVRSASRANPNGFSDSFSQLGSMTMSSSSQPRMAPYVYPGLGGTTGSNIGGGNAGITTMTHSYKSGSSVYSTMYGGGSSLGGRTYSRESLTADSDDGYPGPAQTGIPGAPGAKDLEAALKRLTPAEVLARRAMLQHAPLGTYSYDEQPTGIPLGCRTPDSIMSTGSSGLSGLSSSATGSGNGQWRLPEKLQIVKPIEGSQTLHHWSRLATPTLSGLLEERPGVTIRGGRGLDELGLQTYSLSDVEEDEDTEDHPGKRFQSFGCTYTYTNSTVLHPDDGTTAVAFSLPPSQMSSQMASECPTRQPTAPSTPRSSLSRRNSCSTFSVNMGLASMLNERGIKAVTPSALNTPAGPNFSPTVTPCNSPDGSPTRSMSPEPPLLSGLLASTADILRKRFVASTTNTTPAAHGSASDLADRPSRIISRNKVALSRLEKKALRSIKIMEKVESIGLENIMLPPQHPPGISPLALHGTSALYTAAATGRGRSPMAQLTSLKHLQDQRRKQQQHHHQQQDDLVTIDKETIKAVLTKGLSHDSLKSMASSSGASSGISTAASSDSDSSSVASYESEPRTKETAASSSSATASPTTAARLKQMQRQKSRRNLLNGANGGSQRPDLGTVNGSSRPGVRPDLGTVAGNKPVAAATKTSSSGNGKDSQRKNQQLPSTTKEVKEESRSLGQSVYGTISSLLFGRKGGLL
- the LOC126563922 gene encoding trafficking kinesin-binding protein milt isoform X2; this encodes MMFEVLCGNRVSQMTRAYDDIDAVTRLLEEKEKDLELTVQIGKELLAQNTQLENRVAELEQELKTTNENRAQLSHELHQKIELIGILTNDADDTSENVTPTASKSINLELLQRKVKQLEDENKSLRTETAQLVKETDECEEQERRLMADIANQLTTANSEFDGLNLELERLKEENRLQHEQIISLTGRLAEAEIRLHQLTSENEEASSLLSITKENQNLLAGELAEFKLRYQEVLNLLQETQEQLRRQRKRAQPLARSSLIPGITGMPAAPDSLQSEMMETSLYSEHSLDSGIDSVRGGLGGGASSMMGGLMSATGTQQVPAYRKVFETVRSASRANPNGFSDSFSQLGSMTMSSSSQPRMAPYVYPGLGGTTGSNIGGGNAGITTMTHSYKSGSSVYSTMYGGGSSLGGRTYSRESLTADSDDGYPGPAQTGIPGAPGAKDLEAALKRLTPAEVLARRAMLQHAPLGTYSYDEQPTGIPLGCRTPDSIMSTGSSGLSGLSSSATGSGNGQWRLPEKLQIVKPIEGSQTLHHWSRLATPTLSGLLEERPGVTIRGGRGLDELGLQTYSLSDVEEDEDTEDHPGKRFQSFGCTYTYTNSTVLHPDDGTTAVAFSLPPSQMSSQMASECPTRQPTAPSTPRSSLSRRNSCSTFSVNMGLASMLNERGIKAVTPSALNTPAGPNFSPTVTPCNSPDGSPTRSMSPEPPLLSGLLASTADILRKRFVASTTNTTPAAHGSASDLADRPSRIISRNKVALSRLEKKALRSIKIMEKVESIGLENIMLPPQHPPGISPLALHGTSALYTAAATGRGRSPMAQLTSLKHLQDQRRKQQQHHHQQQDDLVTIDKETIKAVLTKGLSHDSLKSMASSSGASSGISTAASSDSDSSSVASYESEPRTKETAASSSSATASPTTAARLKQMQRQKSRRNLLNGANGGSQRPDLGTVNGSSRPGVRPDLGTVAGNKPVAAATKTSSSGNGKDSQRKNQQLPSTTKEVKEESRSLGQSVYGTISSLLFGRKGGLL
- the LOC126563922 gene encoding trafficking kinesin-binding protein milt isoform X4 encodes the protein MTRAYDDIDAVTRLLEEKEKDLELTVQIGKELLAQNTQLENRVAELEQELKTTNENRAQLSHELHQKIELIGILTNDADDTSENVTPTASKSINLELLQRKVKQLEDENKSLRTETAQLVKETDECEEQERRLMADIANQLTTANSEFDGLNLELERLKEENRLQHEQIISLTGRLAEAEIRLHQLTSENEEASSLLSITKENQNLLAGELAEFKLRYQEVLNLLQETQEQLRRQRKRAQPLARSSLIPGITGMPAAPDSLQSEMMETSLYSEHSLDSGIDSVRGGLGGGASSMMGGLMSATGTQQVPAYRKVFETVRSASRANPNGFSDSFSQLGSMTMSSSSQPRMAPYVYPGLGGTTGSNIGGGNAGITTMTHSYKSGSSVYSTMYGGGSSLGGRTYSRESLTADSDDGYPGPAQTGIPGAPGAKDLEAALKRLTPAEVLARRAMLQHAPLGTYSYDEQPTGIPLGCRTPDSIMSTGSSGLSGLSSSATGSGNGQWRLPEKLQIVKPIEGSQTLHHWSRLATPTLSGLLEERPGVTIRGGRGLDELGLQTYSLSDVEEDEDTEDHPGKRFQSFGCTYTYTNSTVLHPDDGTTAVAFSLPPSQMSSQMASECPTRQPTAPSTPRSSLSRRNSCSTFSVNMGLASMLNERGIKAVTPSALNTPAGPNFSPTVTPCNSPDGSPTRSMSPEPPLLSGLLASTADILRKRFVASTTNTTPAAHGSASDLADRPSRIISRNKVALSRLEKKALRSIKIMEKVESIGLENIMLPPQHPPGISPLALHGTSALYTAAATGRGRSPMAQLTSLKHLQDQRRKQQQHHHQQQDDLVTIDKETIKAVLTKGLSHDSLKSMASSSGASSGISTAASSDSDSSSVASYESEPRTKETAASSSSATASPTTAARLKQMQRQKSRRNLLNGANGGSQRPDLGTVNGSSRPGVRPDLGTVAGNKPVAAATKTSSSGNGKDSQRKNQQLPSTTKEVKEESRSLGQSVYGTISSLLFGRKGGLL